The Paenibacillus wynnii DNA window TTAAAATAGGAATGAAAAGCGAAAGCCTGCTTTTCATCCCCTTTTGCAATGTTATTTAGGTTTCGTTTTAACGGTTAGCCATTTGATCATACTCAGTATCCATTTTCTTCAAAGCGTCATCTACATTTTTCTTCTGCATAAATTCTTGCATGATTACGTCAAGTGCCATACCGTTGATGTAATGATCTGGAAAGTCTGCTACACGACCTTCTTCAAAGATGGGTTTAAGGTCTGCATATACTTCATCATTTTGAAAAACATTTTTAATGGCTGAGAATGATTTTTGCTCATCCACATATTGCTGGGCGTTATCCTCTTGCATCATGAAGTCGATAAATTTTGTCGCTTCCTCCGTAACTTCGGATGTTGCAGAGAGAGAATACAACACGTCTACACCAGACACAAGAAAGTTCTTAGATTTATCATTGCTTAATGGGTAAGGAAATACGCCAAGTTTAATATCAGGATTTGCTTTCAGAATTTCTGGAATGGACCATACACCTTGAAGGTACATTACAGAAGAGCCTTTAGCGAATTTCGCGTTCCCATCATTATATCCGTCGGCGAAACGATCTCCAGGTTGACCATTCTGCATAAACTCAATATATTGTGCTAACAGGTCTTTATGGTCAGCGGCGAAGGTAGTTTTACCCGCTTTACGATCTGCATAAAATGTAGAGGACTGCAGGTCAGCGGCGAATACATTCCAAGCAGGAAGAACGGTCCAGGCGTCTTTGAAGGTCAAATGGAATGGGACTTTGCC harbors:
- a CDS encoding ABC transporter substrate-binding protein yields the protein MKKPLSLALALIVVISTLSACGGNKEASENSNKEEASNSGKIVKVEFFQYKSEAVATYETLIAKFEAANPGIDIVQTNVPEAATVLKTRIAKGEVPDIISVGGDAQFEDLATNGILADMTNYPGQANVIENYKKTLQLITGSEKLLGVPFAANANGINYNKDEFTALGLTIPTTKGEMDKVLETIKAAGKVPFHLTFKDAWTVLPAWNVFAADLQSSTFYADRKAGKTTFAADHKDLLAQYIEFMQNGQPGDRFADGYNDGNAKFAKGSSVMYLQGVWSIPEILKANPDIKLGVFPYPLSNDKSKNFLVSGVDVLYSLSATSEVTEEATKFIDFMMQEDNAQQYVDEQKSFSAIKNVFQNDEVYADLKPIFEEGRVADFPDHYINGMALDVIMQEFMQKKNVDDALKKMDTEYDQMANR